The window CGGAATCCCTTCATTGCCTTCAGATTCTGCCGCGTTTCGGGTTTCAGCACCCCATGCTGCACGAGATTCTCAAGAATATCCTCATCAGTACCGGGGACTCCGAGATAGAGATCGGCGTTTAGGATGGCACAGATATCGAAGATGTTTTCGATGGCATACTCAGTCCGTTTGTAGATGCCGTCCTTTACGATGCCGAGCCGCCTGAATTCGTCAGCTGAATCAGGGAGGTGATCTTTGACCATATCGATACTCTCCGCCATCTCTTCAAGATTGATGCGGATTATGGTATCCCTGACCTCATTCGTCACACCATCGCCTCCTTGCCGATATAATCGTACAACCGATGTTTGAAGTCGTCGAAGTCACGGATCGTCCGGTACGCGACGTCGTAGACGAACCGCTCATCGGTGGAGT of the Methanoculleus thermophilus genome contains:
- the hepT gene encoding type VII toxin-antitoxin system HepT family RNase toxin, translating into MTNEVRDTIIRINLEEMAESIDMVKDHLPDSADEFRRLGIVKDGIYKRTEYAIENIFDICAILNADLYLGVPGTDEDILENLVQHGVLKPETRQNLKAMKGFRNIVAYRYGRIDDELAFSILKEHIEDFSFFRDEIEQFLQSAAF